Within Chloroflexota bacterium, the genomic segment CGAGCATGTAGCCGCCATCGTCCCCTCGGCCCGCCACCTCGCCGATGCCGCCATTGACGTTGAGGCCCGATTGATTCACGTTTCAACCGATTGCGTGTTCGACGGCGAGTCGCCGCCTTACACCGAAGAGTCGCCGGTTGCCCCGGCCAACCCTTACGGGGCGGCCAAGGCCTTTGCCGAAGGCTTGATCGCCAGCATGATGCCTGAGGCGCTGATCGTTCGTCCGTCGCTGATTTACGGCTTCGATCCGGTTGACAAGCAAACCGGTTGGATCATTGACGGCATTCGCAAGGGCGAGACGGTGCGCTTGTTCACCGACGAGATTCGTTGCCCGGTCTGGGTGGACACAGTGGCCCTGGCCCTGCTGGAACTGGCGGGGACGAGGCACGGCGGCCTTTTGAACATAGGCGGGCAACCGTTGAACCGCTGGGACTTCGGGATAAAAATGCTATCGTGCCTGGGCCTCACGCCCGGCCCGAACGTGATCCGTTCGACGATTGCCGAGAGCGGGCTGAAGCGCCCGGCGGACTTGACGATGGACACCAGCAAGGCCCGGCGGCTGTTGCGGACGAGGTTGTTGACGGTGGAGGAGGCGTTTGAGGGGTTTCGCTCCCGCAGACCTGTGAGGTCTTAAAGACCTCACAGGTCTTTTTAGAAAGCGTTCTGCCCTGACGGTCAGCCAGACAATTGGCTTACTGGAAAGGGCAGAACTTTTTTATATTCGCCTGAATTTGCCCAAAGCGCACCGGG encodes:
- a CDS encoding SDR family oxidoreductase, which encodes MKRLLITGGSGFLGSRLAQLATASGRWDVYPTFFNTPIAHPNAIRLDLRDRAEVEKTVKELKPEAIIHQAVSNRNGEHVAAIVPSARHLADAAIDVEARLIHVSTDCVFDGESPPYTEESPVAPANPYGAAKAFAEGLIASMMPEALIVRPSLIYGFDPVDKQTGWIIDGIRKGETVRLFTDEIRCPVWVDTVALALLELAGTRHGGLLNIGGQPLNRWDFGIKMLSCLGLTPGPNVIRSTIAESGLKRPADLTMDTSKARRLLRTRLLTVEEAFEGFRSRRPVRS